The genomic region GACCCGCCGGGCGCATGCTCTACTGTGATCATCAGAACTTCCCTGCCGGGATTCTCCGTAAGATCTTTCGACATGAGCGACGTGACCTTAGGCTGCTGAGCCATCGCCGTGCCGGTCATGAGGCATAGCAGAACCAACGTAACGAGTTTGGTCGTCATAGTCGCCTCCTTCGTTCCTCGCCCGAGACCCCCGGGTGCAACGCTCCGCTCGGGCATTTCGCGATCACCGCACCGATTGTGTCAGCGCCGGCACCGTTGGGCAGGATCCTTGGATGCAGGATCAGGCTCTTGCCTGTGAGCGGCGGAGCCATTCGTCGAGACCGATGCGGCCGAGGCGCGCTTCCCCCAACGGCACGAGCGAGCGCTCCTCGACACGGCCGCCCCAGTATCGGGCCTCGGGGTCACTCACGACCTCACGCGGGTCGCCGACCGCCTTCAGATAGCGGGCGACGATTGCGTTGAACGGTGCTCGTTCCGGGCCGGCGATCTCGACGATGCCGCTTCGTGGCGCCGCGAGCGCCACATCGGCGATGATGGCAGCAACGTCGTCCGCCGCGATGGGCTGGAACAGGCCGGGCGAAAGCCTGACCATGTTTCCATCCGTACTTGAAGCGGCGATGGCGCCGAGGAATTCCAGGAACTGGGTCGAGCGGATGATGGTGTAGGGGATGCCGGAGGTCTCGATCAGTTTCTCTTGGGCAACCTTGGCGCGGAAATAGCCATTTTCTGGTGTCCGGTCGGTTCCGACGATGGATAGCGCGACATGGTGCCGGACGCCGGCTGCCGCCTCCGCCGCGAGAAGGTTGCGGCCGGAGGTCTCGAAGAATTCCAGCACCGCCTTGTCCTCAAATGAGGGCGAGTTGGCGAGGTCGATCACCACCTGGGTGCCGGCCATGG from Deltaproteobacteria bacterium harbors:
- a CDS encoding cupin, producing the protein MTTKLVTLVLLCLMTGTAMAQQPKVTSLMSKDLTENPGREVLMITVEHAPGGS
- a CDS encoding SDR family oxidoreductase, which codes for MKIVVIGGTGLIGSKTVPILRQRGHEVVAASPNTGVNSITGEGLKEAMAGTQVVIDLANSPSFEDKAVLEFFETSGRNLLAAEAAAGVRHHVALSIVGTDRTPENGYFRAKVAQEKLIETSGIPYTIIRSTQFLEFLGAIAASSTDGNMVRLSPGLFQPIAADDVAAIIADVALAAPRSGIVEIAGPERAPFNAIVARYLKAVGDPREVVSDPEARYWGGRVEERSLVPLGEARLGRIGLDEWLRRSQARA